The following proteins come from a genomic window of Hymenobacter canadensis:
- a CDS encoding biotin/lipoyl-containing protein, whose amino-acid sequence MLQVSTSPTQTWAVDYRATGAITLDGQPFAWDLVVLGPGRFHVLHDGRSYVAEVVSADYATKSFQFKLNGQQLEVQAKDRFDLLLDKLGMNNAAASKVNELKAPMPGLIVDIRVAPGQQVQKGDPLLVLEAMKMENILKAPGDGTVGAIKIGLRDNVTKGQVLIQFS is encoded by the coding sequence ATGCTACAGGTTAGCACCAGCCCCACCCAAACTTGGGCCGTAGATTATCGTGCCACCGGCGCCATCACCCTAGACGGCCAGCCGTTTGCCTGGGATTTGGTGGTGCTGGGTCCGGGCCGCTTTCATGTACTGCACGACGGCCGCTCGTACGTGGCCGAAGTGGTTAGCGCGGATTACGCTACCAAATCGTTTCAGTTTAAGCTCAACGGGCAGCAGCTGGAAGTGCAGGCCAAAGACCGGTTCGATTTGCTGCTCGACAAGCTGGGCATGAACAACGCAGCCGCCAGCAAAGTAAACGAGCTGAAGGCCCCCATGCCGGGCCTGATCGTGGATATCCGGGTGGCCCCGGGCCAGCAAGTGCAAAAGGGCGACCCGCTGCTGGTGCTGGAGGCCATGAAGATGGAGAACATTCTGAAAGCGCCCGGCGACGGCACTGTGGGGGCCATCAAAATCGGCCTGCGCGACAACGTAACCAAGGGCCAGGTGCTGATTCAGTTCAGCTAA
- the pyrH gene encoding UMP kinase, giving the protein MKYTRILLKLSGEALMGQQQYGIDAVRLMQYAEEIKKVAATGTQVAVVIGGGNIFRGVQAEAFGLDRVQGDYMGMLATVINSMALQSALEKLNVNTRLLSGVTIQRVCEPYIRRRALRHLEKGRVVIFGAGIGSPYFTTDSAASLRAIEIEADVVLKGTRVDGIYTADPEKDPTAVRYPTITFDEVMAKNLNVMDMTAFTLCKENNLPIIVFDMNKEGNLQRLIEGETVGTLVTMEHPKPTETNSTSSGLHPSLDTPSEQA; this is encoded by the coding sequence TTGAAGTACACCCGAATTCTGCTTAAGCTAAGCGGCGAAGCCCTGATGGGCCAACAGCAATACGGCATTGATGCCGTCCGGCTGATGCAATACGCTGAGGAAATCAAGAAAGTAGCCGCCACCGGTACCCAGGTAGCGGTGGTGATTGGCGGCGGCAATATCTTCCGGGGTGTGCAGGCCGAAGCCTTTGGCCTCGACCGGGTGCAGGGCGACTACATGGGCATGCTGGCCACGGTCATCAACTCCATGGCGCTGCAGAGCGCTCTGGAGAAGCTCAACGTGAATACGCGCCTGCTGTCGGGCGTTACCATTCAGCGGGTGTGCGAGCCGTATATCCGCCGGCGGGCCCTGCGCCATTTGGAGAAAGGCCGGGTCGTGATTTTCGGGGCCGGTATCGGCTCGCCGTATTTCACCACCGACTCGGCGGCTTCGCTGCGGGCCATCGAAATTGAGGCAGATGTGGTGCTGAAGGGCACCCGCGTGGATGGCATCTATACGGCCGACCCGGAGAAAGACCCCACCGCCGTGCGCTACCCCACCATTACGTTTGATGAGGTGATGGCCAAAAACCTGAACGTGATGGACATGACGGCCTTCACGCTCTGCAAGGAAAACAACCTGCCCATCATCGTTTTCGATATGAACAAGGAAGGCAACCTGCAGCGGCTTATCGAGGGCGAAACAGTGGGCACCTTGGTGACGATGGAACACCCGAAGCCAACGGAAACCAACAGCACCTCCAGCGGCCTGCATCCTTCGCTGGACACTCCTTCCGAACAAGCCTGA
- the frr gene encoding ribosome recycling factor, whose amino-acid sequence MDEEIQFYLSEAEESMAKSLQHTGLELSRIRAGKASPAMLDSLRVDYYGTPTPIAQVANVSTPDARTLFIKPWEKNIIAEVVKAIKNSDLGLNPQSDAEGVRLNIPPMTEERRRDLVKQVKQESESGKVRIRGIRKDVNESLRKLQKDGAAEDAIKDAEAKVQKATDSYIVQIDSLTTKKESEIMTI is encoded by the coding sequence ATGGACGAAGAAATTCAGTTTTATCTAAGCGAAGCCGAAGAATCGATGGCTAAGTCGCTGCAGCACACCGGCCTGGAACTCAGCCGTATTCGCGCCGGCAAGGCCTCGCCGGCCATGCTCGATTCGCTGCGCGTAGATTATTACGGCACGCCCACTCCTATTGCGCAGGTGGCCAACGTCTCGACGCCGGACGCGCGCACGTTGTTCATCAAGCCTTGGGAGAAGAACATCATTGCGGAAGTGGTGAAAGCCATCAAAAACAGTGACTTGGGCCTGAATCCGCAGTCTGATGCAGAAGGCGTACGCCTGAACATTCCGCCCATGACCGAGGAGCGCCGCCGCGACCTGGTAAAGCAGGTAAAGCAGGAGTCGGAAAGCGGCAAGGTGCGCATCCGGGGCATCCGCAAGGACGTGAACGAGTCGTTGCGTAAGCTGCAGAAAGACGGAGCCGCTGAGGACGCCATCAAGGATGCCGAAGCCAAGGTGCAGAAAGCCACTGATAGCTACATCGTGCAGATTGATAGCCTGACCACCAAGAAGGAATCGGAAATCATGACCATCTGA
- the nadD gene encoding nicotinate (nicotinamide) nucleotide adenylyltransferase gives MSSEAGAQTGSSGKIGLLFGSFNPIHTGHLILAQYMATHTDLSAVWLVVSPQSPYKLGHDLLPEQDRLALAQDATADNELLSVSDVELRLPKPSYTITTLDEIRRLHPGREFVLLMGSDNLLGLDGWRDAGRIRQEFGIYVYPRPGHPVESAAVAGANIKVVDAPLLDISATLIRQSLQEGKSIRYLVPDAVEKLIAKNGYWQQ, from the coding sequence GTGAGTTCGGAAGCAGGCGCCCAAACCGGCTCTTCCGGCAAGATCGGGCTGCTGTTTGGCTCCTTTAACCCCATCCATACCGGCCATCTGATTCTGGCGCAGTACATGGCCACGCACACCGATCTGTCGGCGGTGTGGCTGGTGGTGTCGCCGCAGAGCCCGTACAAGCTGGGGCATGACCTGCTGCCGGAGCAGGACCGTCTGGCTCTGGCGCAGGACGCCACCGCCGACAATGAGTTGCTGTCGGTGTCAGACGTGGAACTGCGGCTGCCCAAGCCCAGCTATACCATCACCACCCTCGACGAAATCCGCCGCCTGCATCCCGGTCGGGAGTTTGTGCTGCTCATGGGCAGCGACAACCTCTTGGGGCTTGATGGCTGGCGCGACGCCGGCCGCATCCGGCAGGAATTCGGCATCTACGTCTACCCGCGGCCCGGCCATCCGGTAGAATCTGCTGCCGTGGCTGGTGCCAACATCAAGGTGGTGGACGCGCCGTTGCTGGATATCTCCGCTACGCTCATTCGGCAAAGTCTGCAGGAAGGCAAGTCCATCCGGTATCTGGTGCCCGATGCCGTTGAGAAGCTAATTGCCAAAAACGGCTATTGGCAGCAGTAG
- the gmk gene encoding guanylate kinase: MQGKIIAFSAPSGAGKTTIVHRLMAAIPDLSFSISACTRDKRGRTEANGKDYYFISVQEFQEKIRHDEFVEWEEVYEGAFYGTLKSEIERIWESGKHAVLDVDVKGGLSIKEFYKDRALAVFVKPPSIEVLEERLRHRATDSASSISARLYKANFELTFEDRFDVTVVNDDLDEATAQAEKLVRDFITAESAIL; this comes from the coding sequence ATGCAGGGTAAAATCATTGCCTTTTCAGCTCCTTCCGGAGCCGGCAAAACCACCATCGTCCACCGCCTGATGGCGGCCATACCGGATCTGAGCTTTTCCATTTCGGCCTGCACGCGCGACAAGCGCGGCCGTACCGAAGCCAACGGAAAAGACTACTACTTCATCTCCGTCCAGGAATTCCAGGAGAAAATCCGCCACGACGAGTTTGTGGAGTGGGAGGAAGTGTACGAAGGCGCCTTTTATGGCACGCTCAAGTCGGAGATAGAGCGCATCTGGGAAAGCGGTAAACACGCCGTCCTGGATGTGGACGTGAAGGGTGGCTTAAGCATCAAAGAGTTTTACAAAGACCGGGCCTTGGCCGTCTTCGTGAAGCCGCCGTCCATTGAGGTGCTCGAAGAGCGGTTGCGCCATCGTGCTACCGACTCGGCTTCCAGCATCTCGGCGCGGCTCTACAAGGCCAACTTCGAGCTGACCTTCGAGGACCGTTTCGACGTCACCGTTGTCAACGATGACCTCGACGAAGCCACCGCCCAGGCCGAAAAGCTGGTGCGCGACTTCATCACGGCCGAGTCGGCTATCTTGTGA
- a CDS encoding sigma-70 family RNA polymerase sigma factor, with the protein MSDSPERVPKLSKEEKDRRFQAELMPVIDSLYNFAFRLTLDEDDANDLVQETYLKAYRFFEYFEQGTNAKAWLFRILKNSFINDFRKKSKQPAKVDYSEIEGYYNSEDVESDSDAGGTSSDMRQQAVRDLIGDEVASALNSLPVDFRTVIILCDLEGFTYEEMAKVLDIPIGTVRSRLHRARNFLKEKLEKYAQSMGYGADSGNTEAEPEAEPEDDTDNY; encoded by the coding sequence ATGAGCGACTCTCCCGAACGGGTTCCGAAGCTTAGTAAAGAAGAAAAAGACCGCCGGTTTCAGGCCGAATTGATGCCTGTAATCGACTCTCTGTACAATTTCGCGTTCCGTCTCACCCTCGATGAAGACGACGCCAACGACCTTGTGCAGGAGACCTATCTGAAGGCGTACCGCTTCTTCGAGTACTTCGAGCAGGGAACCAACGCCAAGGCATGGCTGTTTCGCATCCTGAAAAACTCGTTCATCAACGACTTCCGGAAGAAGAGTAAACAACCCGCCAAGGTCGACTACAGCGAAATTGAGGGCTACTACAATTCGGAAGACGTCGAGTCCGACAGCGACGCGGGTGGTACCTCGTCTGATATGCGGCAGCAAGCCGTGCGCGACCTCATCGGCGACGAAGTGGCTAGCGCACTCAACTCGCTGCCCGTGGATTTCCGCACCGTCATCATCCTCTGCGACCTGGAAGGGTTCACCTACGAGGAAATGGCCAAAGTGCTGGATATCCCTATCGGTACGGTACGGTCCCGGTTGCACCGGGCCCGCAATTTCCTGAAAGAAAAGCTTGAAAAGTACGCCCAATCGATGGGCTACGGTGCCGACTCCGGCAACACGGAGGCAGAGCCGGAGGCAGAGCCGGAGGACGATACCGACAATTACTAA
- a CDS encoding O-antigen ligase family protein: MTTTSVSPFSLRQLYADGRLSQYLLLLGSLAAVTGLFASRALVALSSVVGVLAVLAQPHLRQQLRACTRLQTVLGMALMYLFWLLSVVYTSETDIWRHEVYRKLPLVIVPLAFAVAVPLSLRQRFGVGLLFVGLGTLLALGTLGRYLLDPETANYEISIGHNVPAITGVFHIHFSIMLALAFFFALLMRRSVLALPVVRNVLLACSAILFVVMHVLAYRTGLMVLYGMLLLDAGLLVVLRRRYVLGAVVVLALIGVPLLTYYTLEPIQQRVNVTLDDVNQYRSGRDINDYSLAKRFAAWKTATVIISQYPVAGVAPADVDAAMLDQYSYQDYGLLPKNWVMTHNQYLEALVGGGIVGLLLWLFVLFGPFLQPALRQNPYVVHFLLMMGIANLVDTLLQMQIGFSLFVFLYGFLVVAAERQTRNTHLAQTA; encoded by the coding sequence ATGACTACAACTTCCGTCTCACCTTTCTCCCTGCGCCAGCTCTATGCTGATGGTCGTTTGTCGCAATACCTGTTGCTGCTGGGAAGCCTGGCCGCCGTTACGGGGCTGTTTGCGTCGCGGGCCCTCGTAGCGCTCAGCTCGGTGGTGGGGGTGCTGGCCGTGCTAGCCCAGCCGCACCTGCGCCAGCAGCTACGGGCCTGCACCCGCCTGCAAACCGTGCTGGGCATGGCCCTGATGTACCTGTTCTGGCTGCTGAGCGTGGTCTACACATCCGAAACCGACATCTGGCGCCACGAAGTCTACCGCAAGCTGCCCCTGGTAATTGTGCCGCTGGCTTTTGCCGTGGCGGTGCCCCTGAGTCTGCGGCAGCGGTTTGGGGTAGGGCTCCTGTTCGTCGGGCTGGGCACGTTGCTGGCGCTGGGTACGCTCGGCCGCTACCTGCTCGACCCGGAAACGGCCAACTACGAAATCAGCATCGGCCACAATGTGCCGGCCATCACGGGCGTCTTTCATATCCACTTCAGCATCATGCTGGCGCTGGCCTTCTTCTTCGCGCTGCTGATGCGGCGTAGCGTGCTGGCTCTGCCGGTAGTGCGCAACGTGCTGCTGGCCTGCTCGGCCATTTTGTTTGTGGTGATGCATGTGCTGGCTTACCGCACTGGGCTCATGGTGCTCTACGGCATGCTGCTGCTCGATGCCGGCCTGCTGGTTGTATTGCGGCGCCGCTACGTGCTGGGCGCCGTGGTAGTGCTGGCGCTGATTGGAGTGCCGCTTCTGACCTACTATACCCTCGAACCCATCCAGCAGCGCGTCAACGTTACCCTCGACGACGTCAACCAGTACCGCTCCGGCCGCGACATCAATGACTACTCCCTGGCCAAGCGCTTTGCCGCCTGGAAAACGGCCACCGTCATCATCAGCCAGTATCCGGTTGCGGGCGTGGCCCCCGCAGATGTAGATGCCGCCATGCTGGACCAGTACAGCTACCAGGATTACGGCTTGCTGCCCAAAAACTGGGTAATGACCCACAATCAGTACCTGGAGGCCTTGGTAGGCGGCGGCATTGTGGGCTTATTGCTCTGGCTTTTTGTGCTATTCGGACCATTTTTGCAACCTGCGCTCCGCCAAAACCCGTACGTTGTACACTTCCTGCTGATGATGGGCATCGCCAATCTGGTCGATACGCTGTTACAGATGCAGATTGGGTTCAGCCTGTTCGTGTTTCTCTACGGCTTTCTGGTTGTAGCTGCCGAGCGGCAGACCCGCAATACGCACTTGGCTCAAACTGCTTGA
- a CDS encoding glycosyltransferase family 9 protein yields MSRTFLISRTDAIGDVVLTLPVAGRLKQLFPGCRVLLLGRTYTQAVADACPWLDGFLNLDELLQLPVAGQVAALRATAADTILHVFPSKAVARLARQAGIRHRIGTRSRWFHWLTCNQLVALSRRHSPLHEAQLNLQLLGSLGPAGTLSLPEVAQLVRLRPVVALRPVLRELLAARRPGQLNVILHPRSRGSAREWGLAHFGQLARLLHQAGHRVFITGTAAEGEELREWLREHQSYLAADLTGQLPLPEFLAFIAATDGLVAGSTGPLHLAAALGRHALGLYPPIRPMHPGRWAPLGPLAEYVVFDRPDCQDCRTQPAACTCIKALAAVEVAGRVLAWPPLILPS; encoded by the coding sequence ATGAGCCGCACTTTCCTCATTAGCCGCACCGATGCCATCGGCGACGTGGTGCTCACGCTGCCGGTAGCGGGCCGCCTGAAGCAGCTGTTTCCGGGCTGCCGGGTGCTGCTGCTGGGCCGCACCTACACCCAGGCCGTAGCCGACGCCTGCCCCTGGCTCGACGGATTCCTCAACCTCGATGAGCTGCTGCAGCTGCCTGTCGCCGGCCAGGTAGCCGCCCTGCGTGCCACCGCCGCCGACACCATTCTGCACGTTTTCCCCAGCAAAGCAGTAGCCCGGCTGGCCCGCCAGGCCGGCATCCGGCACCGCATCGGCACCCGCAGCCGCTGGTTTCACTGGCTTACCTGCAACCAACTGGTAGCACTCAGCCGCCGCCACTCGCCACTACATGAAGCCCAGCTGAACCTGCAGCTACTAGGCAGCCTCGGCCCTGCCGGTACGCTCAGCCTGCCGGAGGTAGCGCAATTAGTGCGGCTGCGGCCCGTTGTAGCGTTGCGGCCAGTTTTGCGCGAGCTACTGGCGGCCCGCCGGCCCGGCCAGCTCAACGTCATTTTGCACCCGCGCAGCCGGGGCAGCGCCCGGGAGTGGGGCTTGGCGCATTTCGGCCAGCTGGCCCGGTTGCTGCACCAGGCCGGGCACCGCGTCTTCATCACCGGCACGGCCGCCGAAGGCGAAGAATTGCGGGAGTGGCTGCGGGAACACCAGTCATATCTGGCCGCTGACCTCACCGGGCAGCTTCCGCTACCGGAGTTTCTGGCCTTCATTGCCGCCACCGATGGGCTGGTGGCAGGCAGTACCGGTCCGCTGCATCTGGCGGCGGCCCTGGGCCGGCACGCGCTGGGGCTGTACCCGCCCATCCGGCCCATGCATCCCGGACGCTGGGCGCCGCTGGGGCCGCTAGCCGAATACGTGGTGTTTGACCGGCCTGACTGCCAGGACTGCCGAACGCAGCCGGCTGCTTGCACCTGCATCAAGGCACTGGCCGCCGTCGAAGTGGCCGGCCGGGTTCTTGCTTGGCCGCCGCTTATCTTGCCAAGCTGA
- a CDS encoding glycosyltransferase family 2 protein, with protein MPVVPLSIVIITFNEEANIGRCLEAVRGLSDDVVVVDSFSTDGTVAICQQLGARVIQHAFEGYVEQKNYATAQARYDYVLQLDADEVLTEELRQSIVAATQNWQGGGYTLARLTNYCGSWVRHGGWYPDRKLRLYDRRLGRWEGLLLHERYEMQPGQPVGALQGDALHYSYTSVEQHVQQLNRFTSIAAEELWLRGRRRVTLFHLLLKPWWKFVHGYFFRLGFLDGFAGLSIAVISAWGVFLKFAKLKTKAAA; from the coding sequence ATGCCTGTTGTCCCGCTCTCCATCGTCATTATCACCTTCAACGAAGAAGCCAACATCGGCCGCTGCCTGGAAGCCGTGCGCGGCCTCTCCGACGATGTGGTGGTGGTAGACAGCTTCTCCACCGACGGTACCGTGGCTATCTGCCAGCAGCTGGGTGCCCGCGTGATACAACACGCTTTTGAGGGCTACGTCGAACAGAAAAACTACGCCACCGCCCAGGCCCGCTACGACTATGTGCTGCAGCTCGACGCCGACGAAGTGCTGACCGAAGAGCTGCGACAGAGTATAGTCGCGGCAACTCAAAACTGGCAGGGCGGCGGCTACACCCTGGCCCGCCTCACCAACTACTGCGGTAGCTGGGTGCGCCACGGCGGCTGGTACCCCGACCGCAAACTGCGCCTCTACGACCGGCGCCTGGGCCGCTGGGAAGGTTTATTGCTGCACGAGCGGTACGAAATGCAACCTGGGCAGCCGGTTGGGGCTCTGCAGGGCGACGCCCTGCACTACTCCTACACCTCCGTTGAGCAGCACGTGCAGCAGCTCAACCGGTTCACCAGCATTGCGGCCGAGGAGTTGTGGCTGCGGGGCCGGCGTCGGGTCACGTTGTTTCACCTGCTGCTCAAGCCGTGGTGGAAGTTTGTGCACGGCTATTTTTTTCGGTTGGGCTTCCTTGATGGGTTTGCCGGCCTGAGCATTGCCGTTATTTCGGCCTGGGGCGTATTTCTGAAGTTTGCCAAGCTGAAAACCAAAGCCGCTGCATGA
- a CDS encoding T9SS type A sorting domain-containing protein, translating to MRPLILLLLLLGLLTSCEAPTAEFDAFQLPRPVNLARVLGPTPVLLSNHDTLALRLQFDAATGFTSFALAGDSADENWFTARAFRFRGLYYLVEERPDSGCWVHAVRIRRGQVQGLGTGFAQMLDLSLAARQGRWPALVRFRSPDGDSVRLRFDRRQLRSFYVAEVDSFITYRLATAPAAGPRSTPVLAAGAVLLPRLYPNPASTTATVDFGEAAARQVQLYDERGRLLQSYPVAASQLALPVAGLPNGTYSVRVQAPDKARPTTLRLLVAH from the coding sequence ATGCGTCCACTGATCCTGTTGCTGTTATTACTGGGGCTGCTGACCAGCTGCGAGGCCCCTACTGCCGAGTTTGACGCTTTCCAGCTGCCCCGGCCCGTGAATCTGGCCCGCGTGCTGGGGCCGACGCCAGTACTGCTGAGCAACCACGACACGCTGGCGCTACGCCTGCAGTTCGATGCCGCTACTGGCTTCACAAGTTTTGCGCTGGCGGGTGATTCTGCTGATGAAAACTGGTTTACGGCCCGGGCCTTTCGGTTTCGGGGGCTGTACTACCTGGTAGAAGAACGGCCAGATTCCGGCTGCTGGGTGCACGCCGTCCGCATCCGACGGGGGCAGGTGCAGGGCTTGGGTACCGGCTTTGCGCAGATGCTGGACCTGAGCCTGGCCGCCCGGCAAGGCCGCTGGCCAGCGCTGGTGCGGTTCCGCTCCCCGGATGGCGACAGTGTGCGGCTGCGCTTCGACCGGCGGCAGCTGCGGTCATTCTACGTGGCCGAAGTCGACAGCTTTATTACGTACCGGCTGGCCACGGCACCGGCTGCCGGACCCCGCTCCACGCCGGTGCTGGCTGCTGGTGCGGTGCTGCTGCCGCGCCTGTATCCCAACCCGGCCAGCACCACCGCCACGGTAGATTTTGGGGAAGCCGCTGCCCGCCAAGTGCAGCTCTACGACGAACGGGGCCGGCTGTTGCAGTCGTACCCGGTTGCGGCTTCGCAGCTGGCCCTGCCGGTAGCCGGCCTGCCCAATGGCACCTATTCGGTGCGCGTGCAGGCGCCCGACAAGGCTCGGCCGACCACTCTGCGCCTGCTGGTGGCCCACTGA